A single Curtobacterium sp. MCJR17_020 DNA region contains:
- the glmS gene encoding glutamine--fructose-6-phosphate transaminase (isomerizing) — protein MCGIVGYVGSNSSQDVLLGGLRRLEYRGYDSAGIAVVDPAGDLVSAKKAGKLQALVDELESSPIPDGTTGIGHTRWATHGGPTDGNAHPHLADGDKLALIHNGIIENFSELRAELQAEGIEFRSETDSEVAAHLVGRAFRETGDLTAAMQQAVQRLDGAFTLLVVHADQPGVVVGARRNSPLVVGLGDGENFMGSDVAAFVAYTQRALSIGQDEIATIRPDGVDVIRFDGTPATPSEFEVNWDASAADKGGWSSFMAKEISEEPEAVAKTILGRVHDGAVTLTDLDPIAERLATVDRVIVIACGTAAYAGILGKYAIEQWARIPVEVELAHEFRYRDPVLNDRTLVVSISQSGETMDTLMAVKYAREQGAQVLSICNTQGATIPRESDAVIYTHAGPEVAVASTKAFIAQGVALYLLGLHLATLRGTLTTEQIAEQVAELEGLAPKLQQTIDDAAGIKDLARWMADTRSVLFLGRHVGYPIALEGALKLKELAYIHAEGFAAGELKHGPIALIEPGQIVFVIVPSPRDPRSLHPKVVSNIQEIRARGARVIAIAEEGDAAVLPFADEVLRIPLATPLFEPLLAVAPLHMFGMELAAAKGLDVDQPRNLAKSVTVE, from the coding sequence ATGTGTGGAATCGTCGGCTACGTCGGCAGCAACAGCAGCCAGGACGTCCTCCTCGGTGGCCTCCGTCGCCTCGAGTACCGCGGCTACGACTCGGCGGGCATCGCCGTGGTCGACCCCGCGGGGGACCTCGTCTCCGCCAAGAAGGCGGGCAAGCTCCAGGCCCTCGTCGACGAGCTCGAGTCGTCGCCGATCCCGGACGGCACCACGGGCATCGGGCACACCCGCTGGGCAACCCACGGTGGCCCGACCGATGGCAACGCGCACCCGCACCTGGCCGACGGCGACAAGCTCGCCCTCATCCACAACGGCATCATCGAGAACTTCTCCGAGCTGCGCGCCGAACTGCAGGCCGAGGGCATCGAGTTCCGCAGCGAGACCGACTCCGAGGTCGCCGCGCACCTGGTCGGTCGGGCGTTCCGCGAGACCGGTGACCTGACCGCCGCCATGCAGCAGGCCGTGCAGCGACTGGACGGGGCGTTCACGCTCCTCGTCGTGCACGCCGACCAGCCCGGCGTCGTCGTCGGCGCCCGTCGCAACTCCCCGCTCGTGGTCGGCCTCGGCGACGGCGAGAACTTCATGGGCTCGGACGTCGCCGCGTTCGTCGCGTACACGCAGCGTGCGCTGTCGATCGGGCAGGACGAGATCGCCACGATCCGCCCCGACGGCGTCGACGTCATCCGCTTCGACGGCACCCCGGCCACGCCGAGCGAGTTCGAGGTGAACTGGGACGCCTCCGCCGCCGACAAGGGCGGGTGGTCCTCGTTCATGGCGAAGGAGATCAGCGAGGAGCCCGAGGCCGTCGCCAAGACGATCCTCGGCCGCGTCCACGACGGCGCCGTCACCCTGACCGACCTCGACCCGATCGCCGAGCGCCTGGCCACGGTCGACCGCGTCATCGTGATCGCCTGCGGCACCGCTGCGTACGCCGGCATCCTCGGCAAGTACGCCATCGAGCAGTGGGCCCGCATCCCGGTCGAGGTCGAGCTCGCGCACGAGTTCCGCTACCGCGACCCGGTGCTGAACGACCGCACGCTCGTCGTCTCGATCAGCCAGTCCGGCGAGACCATGGACACGCTGATGGCCGTCAAGTACGCCCGCGAGCAGGGCGCGCAGGTCCTGTCGATCTGCAACACCCAGGGCGCGACCATCCCGCGCGAGTCCGACGCCGTGATCTACACGCACGCCGGACCCGAGGTCGCCGTGGCCTCGACGAAGGCCTTCATCGCCCAGGGCGTCGCGCTGTACCTGCTCGGACTGCACCTGGCCACCCTGCGCGGCACGCTCACGACCGAGCAGATCGCGGAGCAGGTCGCGGAGCTCGAGGGCCTCGCCCCGAAGTTGCAGCAGACCATCGACGACGCCGCCGGCATCAAGGACCTCGCGCGTTGGATGGCGGACACCCGCAGCGTCCTGTTCCTCGGCCGCCACGTCGGCTACCCGATCGCGCTCGAGGGTGCGCTCAAGCTCAAGGAACTCGCGTACATCCACGCCGAGGGCTTCGCCGCCGGTGAGCTCAAGCACGGCCCGATCGCGCTCATCGAGCCTGGCCAGATCGTCTTCGTCATCGTGCCGTCCCCGCGTGACCCGCGCTCGCTGCACCCGAAGGTCGTCTCGAACATCCAGGAGATCCGCGCCCGCGGTGCACGGGTGATCGCCATCGCGGAAGAGGGCGACGCAGCCGTGCTGCCCTTCGCGGACGAGGTCCTGCGGATCCCGCTCGCGACCCCGCTGTTCGAGCCGCTGCTCGCCGTGGCGCCGCTGCACATGTTCGGCATGGAGCTCGCCGCGGCCAAGGGCCTCGACGTGGACCAGCCGCGCAACCTCGCGAAGTCGGTCACCGTCGAGTAG
- a CDS encoding glutathione peroxidase encodes MGRFDDIAITTLHGEDTTFGSFADKAVLVVNVASRCGLAPQYEQLEALQKQYGPRGFTVLGFPSNQFLQELGSSEAIDEYCSTTWGVTFPMSEKVKVNGKSAHPLYQALKETPDADGKAGRVSWNFEKFLVAPDGTVSRFRPTTKPDAPEVIAAIEAALPA; translated from the coding sequence ATGGGACGCTTCGACGACATCGCCATCACCACGCTGCACGGCGAGGACACCACGTTCGGCTCGTTCGCGGACAAGGCGGTGCTGGTCGTGAACGTGGCGTCGCGGTGCGGCCTCGCCCCGCAGTACGAGCAGCTCGAGGCCCTCCAGAAGCAGTACGGCCCTCGGGGCTTCACGGTCCTCGGGTTCCCGAGCAACCAGTTCCTGCAGGAGCTCGGCTCGTCCGAGGCCATCGACGAGTACTGCTCCACCACGTGGGGCGTCACCTTCCCGATGTCCGAGAAGGTCAAGGTCAACGGCAAGAGCGCCCACCCGCTCTACCAGGCGCTCAAGGAGACCCCGGACGCGGACGGCAAGGCCGGCCGCGTGAGCTGGAACTTCGAGAAGTTCCTCGTCGCACCCGACGGCACCGTCTCGCGCTTCCGTCCGACCACGAAGCCGGACGCCCCCGAGGTGATCGCGGCCATCGAGGCCGCCCTGCCCGCCTGA
- the coaA gene encoding type I pantothenate kinase, with translation MPIPETAVAHPTPFVEIPRHEWSQLAPKEHLSLTETEIVQLRGLGDRLDMQEVQEVYLPLSRLLTLYAAGARNLHASTSAFLGDRAGRTPFVIGVAGSVAVGKSTVARLLRELTKRWPDTPRVELVTTDGFLYPNAELERRGIMDRKGFPESYDRRSLLRFVSQVKSGATEVRAPYYSHLVYDIVPDAEIVVRQPDILIVEGLNVLAPPVHGRLALSDLFDFTIYVDAKTKDIEAWYVDRFLALQEEAFSSPDSFFHRFASLSRADAVQTATQVWRAINEPNLLENVLPTRSRATLVLKKAADHKVNSVLLRKI, from the coding sequence ATGCCGATCCCGGAGACCGCCGTCGCGCACCCGACCCCGTTCGTGGAGATCCCGCGGCACGAGTGGTCGCAGCTCGCACCCAAGGAGCACCTGTCGCTCACCGAGACCGAGATCGTGCAGCTGCGCGGTCTCGGCGACCGGTTGGACATGCAGGAGGTGCAGGAGGTCTACCTCCCGCTGTCGCGACTGCTGACGCTCTACGCCGCCGGCGCACGGAACCTGCACGCGTCGACATCGGCGTTCCTGGGTGACCGCGCCGGACGCACGCCGTTCGTGATCGGCGTCGCCGGGTCCGTCGCCGTCGGCAAGTCGACCGTCGCCCGACTGCTCCGCGAGCTGACGAAGCGTTGGCCGGACACCCCGCGGGTCGAACTGGTGACCACCGACGGCTTCCTGTACCCGAACGCCGAGCTCGAACGTCGCGGGATCATGGACCGCAAGGGCTTCCCGGAGTCCTACGACCGTCGCTCCCTGCTGCGGTTCGTCAGCCAGGTGAAGAGCGGCGCGACCGAGGTCCGGGCGCCGTACTACTCGCACCTGGTCTACGACATCGTGCCGGATGCCGAGATCGTCGTCCGCCAGCCGGACATCCTCATCGTCGAGGGCCTGAACGTGCTCGCCCCGCCGGTGCACGGGCGGCTCGCGCTGTCCGACCTGTTCGACTTCACGATCTACGTCGACGCCAAGACCAAGGACATCGAGGCCTGGTACGTCGACCGGTTCCTGGCCCTGCAGGAAGAGGCGTTCTCGAGCCCGGACTCGTTCTTCCACCGGTTCGCGAGCCTCTCCCGAGCGGACGCTGTGCAGACGGCGACCCAGGTCTGGCGGGCGATCAACGAGCCGAACCTGCTCGAGAACGTCCTGCCGACCCGGTCCCGCGCGACCCTGGTGCTGAAGAAGGCCGCCGACCACAAGGTGAACTCGGTCCTGCTCCGCAAGATCTAG
- the glmM gene encoding phosphoglucosamine mutase, producing the protein MPRLFGTDGVRGLANGELTAALALGLAQASAAVLTHGHHADARRASGRPRPRAVLARDPRVSGEFLGSAVAAGLASAGVDVLDAGVIPTPAAAFLVADIDADFGVMISASHNPAPDNGIKFFATGGRKLPDEVEDRIEAAMHDHSAPTPTGIDVGRITRFADAEDRYVVHLLGTLPHRLSGLHVVLDCANGAAAGVSPEVFVNAGARVTLIGAEPDGWNINDGVGSTHIDNLSRAVLAAGADVGIAHDGDADRCLAVDAAGNAIDGDQIMAILALSLQERGRLKDDTLVATVMSNLGLKRAMADAGITVIEAGVGDRYVLEKMNEGDYSIGGEQSGHIIFNEYATTGDGILTGLHLVAEMARTGKSLQELASCMTVFPQVLLNVRGVDRHGLADQGVQDAVAAASAALGDTGRVLLRPSGTEPVVRVMVEAASQDDAQRIAEELAAVVQERLALDAA; encoded by the coding sequence ATGCCGCGTCTGTTCGGTACCGACGGGGTTCGTGGTCTCGCCAACGGCGAGCTGACGGCCGCGCTCGCACTGGGTCTTGCCCAGGCGAGCGCGGCCGTCCTCACACACGGACACCATGCCGACGCCCGCCGGGCGTCCGGTCGACCGCGCCCGCGCGCGGTCCTGGCGCGCGACCCGCGCGTCTCCGGCGAGTTCCTCGGGTCCGCTGTCGCGGCCGGGCTCGCCTCCGCCGGCGTCGACGTGCTCGACGCCGGGGTCATCCCCACCCCCGCTGCGGCGTTCCTCGTCGCGGACATCGACGCCGACTTCGGCGTGATGATCTCCGCGTCGCACAACCCCGCCCCGGACAACGGGATCAAGTTCTTCGCCACGGGTGGTCGGAAGCTGCCGGACGAGGTCGAGGACCGCATCGAAGCGGCCATGCACGACCACTCCGCGCCGACCCCCACCGGCATCGACGTCGGTCGGATCACCCGGTTCGCCGACGCCGAGGACCGTTACGTCGTCCACCTGCTCGGCACGCTGCCGCACCGGCTCTCTGGGCTCCACGTCGTGCTCGACTGCGCCAACGGTGCTGCCGCCGGCGTCTCGCCCGAGGTGTTCGTGAACGCCGGGGCCCGCGTGACGCTCATCGGCGCCGAGCCCGACGGTTGGAACATCAACGACGGCGTCGGCTCGACCCACATCGACAACCTGTCCCGCGCCGTCCTGGCTGCCGGTGCCGACGTCGGCATCGCGCACGACGGCGACGCCGACCGCTGCCTTGCGGTGGACGCCGCCGGCAACGCCATCGACGGTGACCAGATCATGGCGATCCTGGCGCTGTCGCTGCAGGAGCGCGGCCGCCTGAAGGACGACACCCTCGTCGCGACGGTCATGTCCAACCTCGGGCTCAAGCGCGCCATGGCCGACGCGGGCATCACCGTGATCGAGGCCGGCGTCGGCGACCGCTACGTGCTCGAGAAGATGAACGAGGGCGACTACTCCATCGGCGGCGAGCAGTCCGGCCACATCATCTTCAACGAGTACGCCACCACGGGCGACGGCATCCTGACCGGGCTGCACCTGGTCGCCGAGATGGCGCGCACCGGGAAGTCGCTGCAGGAGCTCGCCTCGTGCATGACGGTGTTCCCGCAGGTGCTGCTCAACGTGCGCGGGGTCGATCGGCACGGGCTGGCCGACCAGGGCGTGCAGGACGCCGTGGCCGCGGCGTCGGCGGCCCTCGGCGACACCGGTCGCGTGCTGCTCCGTCCGTCGGGCACCGAGCCGGTCGTGCGCGTGATGGTCGAGGCCGCCTCGCAGGACGACGCCCAGCGCATCGCCGAGGAGCTCGCCGCCGTCGTGCAGGAGCGCCTGGCGCTCGACGCCGCGTAG
- the rpsI gene encoding 30S ribosomal protein S9, whose product MAQIADSLDQTPESFTTESAPAAAEAAPRQILNVSGGAVGRRKEAIARVRLVPGSGTFVVNGRSLEDYFPNKLHQQLINDPFKVLELLGSYDVVARITGGGPSGQAGALRLAIARTLNEIDRENNRATLKKAGFLTRDARVIERKKAGLKKARKASQFSKR is encoded by the coding sequence ATGGCTCAGATCGCTGATTCCCTCGACCAGACCCCGGAGAGCTTCACCACGGAGAGCGCACCCGCCGCTGCCGAGGCTGCTCCCCGTCAGATCCTCAACGTCTCCGGCGGTGCCGTCGGGCGCCGCAAGGAGGCCATCGCGCGCGTTCGCCTCGTTCCGGGCTCCGGCACGTTCGTCGTGAACGGTCGCTCGCTCGAGGACTACTTCCCGAACAAGCTGCACCAGCAGCTCATCAACGACCCGTTCAAGGTCCTCGAGCTCCTCGGCTCGTACGACGTCGTCGCCCGCATCACCGGTGGTGGCCCCTCGGGTCAGGCCGGCGCACTCCGCCTCGCCATCGCCCGCACCCTGAACGAGATCGACCGCGAGAACAACCGCGCGACCCTCAAGAAGGCCGGCTTCCTCACCCGTGACGCCCGCGTCATCGAGCGCAAGAAGGCCGGTCTCAAGAAGGCCCGCAAGGCGTCGCAGTTCTCGAAGCGCTAG
- the rplM gene encoding 50S ribosomal protein L13, translated as MTRTFSPKPADVQHDWIVIDATDVVLGRLATHAAALLRGKHKATFAQHMDMGDYVIIVNADKVALTGSKLAKKVYYRHSGYPGGLTATSYPEMLEKHPTRAVEKAIRGMLPKNTLGREQLKKLKVYAGAEHPHSAQQPKAYIFDQVAQ; from the coding sequence GTGACTCGCACGTTCTCACCGAAGCCGGCAGACGTCCAGCACGACTGGATCGTCATCGACGCGACCGATGTCGTCCTCGGCCGTCTCGCCACCCACGCCGCGGCGCTCCTGCGCGGCAAGCACAAGGCCACCTTCGCCCAGCACATGGACATGGGTGACTACGTCATCATCGTGAACGCCGACAAGGTCGCCCTGACCGGTTCGAAGCTCGCGAAGAAGGTCTACTACCGCCACTCGGGGTACCCGGGCGGCCTGACGGCGACCTCCTACCCGGAGATGCTCGAGAAGCACCCCACCCGCGCCGTCGAGAAGGCGATCCGCGGCATGCTGCCGAAGAACACCCTCGGTCGCGAGCAGCTCAAGAAGCTGAAGGTCTACGCCGGCGCGGAGCACCCGCACTCCGCGCAGCAGCCCAAGGCGTACATCTTCGACCAGGTCGCACAGTAG
- a CDS encoding ExeM/NucH family extracellular endonuclease, translated as MPNSLGRTLLCATAAATLLAAPLVTVTAATANPEGSGLVIEEAYLKAGSNGAFYNQKFIEIGNPTDAPVSLDGWSLQYRSATSTGTFSTSALEGTVPAEGTFLVSMAGNGGATAVGADLPTADDTASLNPSGTTGTIVLSNAATPVALAAGPVATGTAGVVDLLGYGASNTYEGTVRTVEGANAVPNGLVRQGTADTDDNGADFSVTTTLTPRNAAGETAAPTDPTEPTDPTDPTEPTDPGAPAEAVTIAQLQGTTDTSPYAGKTVTTDGVVTAVYASGGFNGYTIQTPGTGGAIDPGTHTASDAVFVFSSATAGLVAEGDHVRVTGGVSEYFGLTELTVSNTASFEKLTDTVVAPQPAAVAFPSSDAQRESLESMLIAPQGSFTVADNYTTNQYGEVVLASGAGRLVQPTDVGRPGSAAATAAAASNAARKVTLDDGVSTNFLTNANQGIPVSWLTQGPVTVGATATFEEPVVLDYRNSGWKFQPTAPITGATPAADLPASFSKVRQAEPQDVGGDLKLAGFNVLNYFPTTGDQLTGCSYYTDRAGDPVTVNSGCDARGAAEEEDFLRQQVKIVKAINGLGADVVSLEEIENSARFGQDRDAAVATLVDALNAATGEDTWAYAKSPATVPASEDVIRLALIYKQDRVAPVGESTILLDDAFTNARQPVADAFRPVGGTADDDFLVIANHFKSKGSGTGENADQGDGQGASNADRVRQAKALVTFSTDMQAQYGTDKVFMLGDFNAYSKEDPVVVLDDAGYTDLGPALDGTEYSYVFSGLSGSLDHVFASPAATETVTGVDIWNINSVESVGLEYSRYNYNASDLYTDDVFRASDHDPILVGFDLDAAGTDPGTDPGTDPTPVPTPTPTPGDGGTTPTPTPTSKPTPAPTPSAPGAVPPVAPSETGLTDANRGSVSAPSSARAGETITVTVGTQDAGDVVNVWLYSTPTLLSTVTVAADGTVRVTIPSDTPAGAHRLAVTAADGSLIGWTPITITADGQLAFTGAEGVGAGALVAFLLLAAGAGVLIVRRRRQAAGE; from the coding sequence ATGCCCAACTCCCTCGGGCGCACTCTGCTGTGCGCCACGGCTGCTGCGACACTCCTCGCGGCCCCGCTCGTCACCGTCACCGCAGCGACCGCGAACCCCGAGGGGAGTGGCCTCGTCATCGAGGAGGCCTACCTGAAGGCCGGCAGCAACGGCGCCTTCTACAACCAGAAGTTCATCGAGATCGGCAACCCGACCGACGCCCCGGTGTCGCTCGACGGCTGGTCTCTGCAGTACCGCTCGGCGACGAGCACCGGCACCTTCTCGACGAGCGCGCTCGAGGGCACCGTGCCGGCCGAGGGCACGTTCCTGGTGTCGATGGCCGGCAACGGTGGGGCCACCGCGGTCGGTGCGGACCTGCCGACGGCGGACGACACCGCGTCGCTGAACCCCTCCGGCACCACGGGCACGATCGTGCTGTCGAACGCCGCCACACCGGTGGCCCTCGCCGCGGGTCCCGTGGCGACCGGCACCGCGGGCGTCGTCGACCTGCTCGGCTACGGCGCCTCGAACACGTACGAGGGCACCGTGCGCACCGTCGAGGGTGCGAACGCCGTGCCGAACGGCCTGGTCCGCCAGGGCACGGCGGACACCGACGACAACGGCGCGGACTTCTCGGTGACGACGACCCTGACCCCGCGGAACGCCGCGGGTGAGACGGCTGCGCCGACCGACCCGACGGAGCCCACCGACCCGACGGACCCGACGGAGCCGACGGACCCCGGCGCCCCTGCCGAGGCCGTGACCATCGCGCAGCTGCAGGGCACCACGGACACCTCGCCCTACGCCGGCAAGACCGTCACCACCGACGGCGTCGTGACCGCGGTCTACGCGTCCGGCGGCTTCAACGGCTACACGATCCAGACCCCGGGGACCGGTGGCGCGATCGACCCCGGCACCCACACCGCGTCCGACGCCGTGTTCGTCTTCTCGTCCGCGACCGCCGGGCTGGTGGCCGAGGGTGACCACGTGCGGGTCACCGGTGGGGTCTCCGAGTACTTCGGCCTGACCGAGCTGACGGTGTCGAACACGGCGTCGTTCGAGAAGCTCACCGACACCGTCGTCGCCCCGCAGCCCGCAGCGGTCGCGTTCCCGTCGTCGGACGCGCAGCGCGAGTCGCTCGAGAGCATGCTCATCGCCCCGCAGGGCTCCTTCACGGTCGCCGACAACTACACGACGAACCAGTACGGCGAGGTCGTGCTCGCCAGCGGCGCCGGCCGGCTCGTCCAGCCGACCGACGTCGGTCGCCCCGGCAGCGCCGCAGCGACGGCCGCCGCGGCGTCGAACGCCGCGCGCAAGGTCACGCTCGACGACGGTGTCAGCACCAACTTCCTGACGAACGCCAACCAGGGCATCCCGGTGTCGTGGCTCACCCAGGGGCCGGTCACCGTCGGCGCGACCGCCACGTTCGAGGAGCCGGTCGTCCTCGACTACCGCAACAGCGGGTGGAAGTTCCAGCCGACCGCGCCGATCACCGGTGCGACCCCGGCGGCCGACCTGCCCGCGTCGTTCTCGAAGGTGCGGCAGGCCGAGCCGCAGGACGTCGGTGGTGACCTCAAGCTCGCTGGGTTCAACGTGCTGAACTACTTCCCGACAACAGGTGACCAGCTCACCGGCTGCTCGTACTACACCGACCGTGCGGGCGACCCCGTCACGGTGAACTCCGGCTGCGACGCCCGCGGTGCTGCTGAGGAAGAGGACTTCCTGCGCCAGCAGGTCAAGATCGTCAAGGCGATCAACGGCCTCGGTGCCGACGTCGTCTCGCTCGAGGAGATCGAGAACTCGGCGCGCTTCGGCCAGGACCGCGACGCCGCGGTCGCAACGCTCGTCGACGCCCTGAACGCCGCCACCGGCGAGGACACCTGGGCCTACGCGAAGTCGCCCGCGACCGTCCCGGCGAGCGAGGACGTCATCCGCCTCGCACTCATCTACAAGCAGGACCGCGTCGCCCCCGTCGGTGAGTCGACGATCCTGCTCGATGACGCCTTCACGAACGCCCGGCAGCCCGTCGCGGACGCGTTCCGCCCCGTCGGCGGCACCGCGGACGACGACTTCCTGGTGATCGCGAACCACTTCAAGTCGAAGGGCTCCGGCACCGGCGAGAACGCCGACCAGGGTGACGGCCAGGGCGCCTCGAACGCCGACCGGGTGCGCCAGGCGAAGGCCCTCGTGACCTTCTCCACCGACATGCAGGCGCAGTACGGCACCGACAAGGTGTTCATGCTCGGCGACTTCAACGCCTACAGCAAGGAGGACCCGGTGGTCGTCCTCGACGACGCCGGCTACACCGACCTCGGCCCGGCGCTCGACGGCACCGAGTACTCGTACGTGTTCTCCGGCCTGAGTGGGTCGCTCGACCACGTGTTCGCGTCCCCGGCCGCCACCGAGACGGTCACGGGCGTGGACATCTGGAACATCAACTCGGTCGAGTCGGTGGGCCTGGAGTACAGCCGCTACAACTACAACGCGTCGGATCTGTACACCGACGACGTGTTCCGCGCGAGCGACCACGACCCGATCCTGGTCGGGTTCGACCTCGATGCTGCCGGCACGGACCCGGGCACGGACCCCGGGACCGACCCGACTCCGGTGCCGACCCCGACCCCGACGCCGGGTGACGGCGGCACGACCCCGACCCCGACGCCCACGTCGAAGCCGACCCCCGCTCCGACCCCGTCGGCTCCGGGGGCGGTGCCGCCGGTGGCCCCGTCGGAGACCGGTCTGACCGACGCGAACCGCGGGAGCGTCTCGGCGCCGTCGTCGGCTCGTGCGGGGGAGACCATCACCGTGACCGTCGGCACGCAGGACGCGGGTGACGTGGTGAACGTGTGGCTGTACTCGACCCCGACGCTGCTCAGCACCGTGACGGTGGCCGCCGACGGGACGGTCCGGGTGACGATCCCGTCGGACACCCCCGCTGGCGCACACCGCCTCGCGGTGACGGCTGCGGACGGGAGCCTGATCGGGTGGACCCCGATCACGATCACCGCTGACGGGCAGCTCGCGTTCACGGGTGCCGAGGGCGTCGGCGCCGGTGCGCTGGTCGCGTTCCTGCTGCTCGCGGCGGGTGCCGGCGTCCTGATCGTCCGCCGTCGCCGTCAGGCGGCTGGGGAGTAG
- a CDS encoding ATP-binding cassette domain-containing protein, giving the protein MLEMVDVRLRGRGRPRLDGVSIRFDPGVVYGLIGPNGAGKSSLMAVLARLVPASSGRLSSSPTLVGAVLSDNGLHPGRTVRETIRLRGSYARVGAEVADDALRRAGLESVARRKVGALSLGMRMRLAIAAATIGDPGLVILDEPMNGLDPNGISWVRAVISDMRSRGVTVVVSSHLLSELAQFIDVAVIISAGTITRIESMHHSGRTGCLVRVSDPAALIDILGRQGHRSTVRSGWVSVDLPAPDAVREAVKNSLDVFGVEERAVDLEDLYATTSKGEYLAGETR; this is encoded by the coding sequence ATGCTTGAGATGGTTGACGTTCGCCTGCGCGGGCGTGGTCGTCCGCGCCTGGACGGAGTGAGCATCAGGTTCGATCCAGGCGTCGTGTACGGCCTGATCGGTCCGAACGGGGCGGGGAAGTCGTCGTTGATGGCAGTCCTTGCGCGACTGGTCCCGGCCTCGTCGGGAAGGTTGTCGTCGTCTCCGACCCTCGTCGGAGCCGTTCTGTCGGACAACGGACTCCACCCTGGTCGGACCGTCCGCGAGACGATCCGCCTCCGCGGTTCCTATGCGCGAGTGGGAGCGGAAGTCGCGGACGACGCGCTCCGACGAGCCGGTTTGGAGTCCGTTGCGCGCCGGAAGGTCGGTGCGCTGTCTCTCGGGATGCGCATGCGCTTGGCGATTGCTGCGGCGACCATCGGCGACCCCGGCCTCGTGATCCTCGACGAGCCGATGAACGGGCTCGACCCGAACGGGATCTCGTGGGTCAGGGCGGTCATCTCGGACATGCGGAGCCGGGGCGTGACCGTCGTCGTATCGAGTCACCTTCTGAGCGAACTGGCGCAGTTCATCGACGTCGCGGTGATCATCAGTGCCGGAACGATCACTCGCATCGAGTCGATGCACCACTCCGGACGGACGGGCTGTCTCGTTCGAGTCAGTGACCCGGCCGCATTGATCGACATCTTGGGTCGGCAGGGCCACAGGAGCACGGTGCGCAGTGGATGGGTGAGCGTCGATCTGCCTGCGCCGGACGCGGTTCGTGAAGCGGTCAAGAACTCACTCGACGTCTTCGGCGTCGAGGAACGTGCGGTCGACCTCGAGGACCTCTACGCGACGACTTCCAAAGGTGAGTACTTGGCAGGTGAAACGCGATGA
- the truA gene encoding tRNA pseudouridine(38-40) synthase TruA encodes MSETVRLRLDIAYDGAAFSGWARQPGLRTVQGALEAALATVFTRWGEPPLLTVAGRTDAGVHATGQVAHLDLSAEQWDALSAKRGSGRSPLDGLVKRVNGIAAPEGDVVVTRASVAPDGFDARFSPLWRRYEYRIADADAPRDPRRRGHTVWHGASLDPAAMERGALTLLGLHDFATFCKPREGATTIRTLQEFRWDREPDGVLVARLQADAFCHSMVRAMVGATIAVGEGRFGPERLVELRVAETRTSAFKTAPAKGLTLTEVGYPADGELAGRAEQTRARRE; translated from the coding sequence GTGAGCGAAACGGTGCGACTGCGGCTGGACATCGCGTACGACGGGGCCGCGTTCTCCGGGTGGGCCCGGCAGCCCGGGCTGCGGACCGTGCAGGGCGCGCTCGAGGCCGCCCTCGCCACCGTCTTCACCCGGTGGGGCGAACCGCCACTGCTCACCGTCGCCGGACGCACCGACGCCGGCGTGCACGCCACCGGGCAGGTCGCCCACCTCGACCTGTCCGCCGAGCAGTGGGACGCGCTCAGCGCCAAGCGTGGCTCGGGGCGCTCGCCGCTGGACGGGCTCGTCAAGCGCGTGAACGGCATCGCGGCACCAGAGGGCGACGTCGTCGTCACCCGGGCATCGGTCGCGCCGGACGGGTTCGACGCCAGGTTCTCGCCGCTCTGGCGACGGTACGAGTACCGGATCGCGGACGCCGACGCCCCGCGCGATCCACGTCGTCGCGGGCACACGGTCTGGCACGGGGCGAGCCTCGACCCGGCAGCGATGGAGCGCGGTGCGCTGACGCTGTTGGGGCTGCACGACTTCGCGACGTTCTGCAAGCCGCGCGAGGGCGCGACGACCATCCGGACGTTGCAGGAGTTCCGCTGGGACCGCGAGCCGGACGGGGTACTGGTGGCGCGCCTCCAGGCCGATGCGTTCTGTCACTCCATGGTGCGCGCGATGGTGGGGGCGACCATCGCCGTCGGCGAGGGGCGGTTCGGGCCGGAACGGCTCGTGGAGCTCCGCGTCGCCGAGACGCGGACGAGCGCGTTCAAGACGGCGCCGGCGAAGGGGCTGACGCTGACCGAGGTGGGGTACCCGGCTGATGGGGAGCTCGCGGGGCGGGCGGAGCAGACGCGGGCGCGGCGGGAGTGA